From Vicugna pacos chromosome 6, VicPac4, whole genome shotgun sequence, a single genomic window includes:
- the LOC102531386 gene encoding disintegrin and metalloproteinase domain-containing protein 20 — MPCPLLPWADGSIMAVGEALMHIRVTVLLLWLGVSLSISGHSRAKPSQHFYQELVIPLKAPGRDRNAKAPGWLSYSMRFGGQRHIVHMRVKKFLVSRHLPVFTYTDQRALRQDQPYVSDDCYYHGYVEGVPESLVALSTCSGGFRGILQINDLAYEIEPVRFSATFEHLVYKIDSDDTQFPPMRCGLAEEEIARQLESQKLHNFTLMQSSYLGWWTHLRFLEFVVVVDNLRFVHSQSNVSVVQRETVDAVNIIDTLYDTLDIDVTLTGIEIWTEGNLIAIDDIDTMLEDFALWKFFGLDDRLPHDAAHLFIKKSFGVKLGVAYVGGICQRPFNSGVDVFEDESLYSFALVVTHELGHNLGMQHDDQWCVCGLQWCIMFPTRQVTNKFSNCSYAQYLDNVISNGLCLYSPPYPGNIFRLQYCGNLVVEEGEECDCGTTEQCTNDPCCLLNCTLKPGATCAFGLCCKDCKFMPSGELCRRQVSECDLPEWCNGTSHQCPEDVYRQDGIPCSDDSAYCYQKRCNNRDEQCREIFGKDAKSASQSCYKEINTQGNRFGHCGIKNTVYVKCKVPDILCGRVQCENVGVIPNLVEHSTVHQFHLNDTTCWGTDYHLGMSIPDIGRVKDGTVCGPEKICIHNKCVSMVRTPQACQPETCHMKGICDNKQQCHCNPGWAPPDCKHQSNASSNDSNLPSNPQAEDADGKRGSQSLLWLISLISLFLCCFFVLYKKLKKEKEEEEMEEKEMEEEEMEEEEDD, encoded by the coding sequence ATGCCCTGTCCTCTTCTGCCCTGGGCAGATGGCTCCATAATGGCAGTGGGTGAGGCCCTGATGCACATCAGGGTCACCGTTCTGCTGCTCTGGCTTGGGGTGTCTCTGTCCATTTCTGGCCACTCTCGGGCCAAGCCTTCCCAGCACTTCTACCAAGAATTGGTGATCCCCTTGAAGGCACCTGGCAGGGACAGAAATGCAAAGGCTCCAGGCTGGCTTTCCTACAGCATGCGGTTTGGGGGCCAAAGACATATTGTCCACATGAGGGTCAAGAAGTTCTTGGTTTCCAGACACCTCCCAGTGTTCACCTACACAGACCAGCGTGCCCTCCGCCAGGATCAGCCTTATGTTTCTGATGACTGCTACTATCATGGCTACGTGGAAGGGGTTCCTGAGTCCCTGGTTGCTCTCAGTACCTGTTCTGGAGGTTTTCGGGGAATACTACAGATAAATGATCTTGCTTATGAAATTGAGCCAGTTAGGTTTTCTGCTACATTTGAACACCTGGTGTATAAGATAGACAGTGATGATACACAATTCCCGCCTATGAGATGTGGGTTAGCAGAAGAGGAAATAGCACGCCAATTGGAGTCACAAAAGTTGCATAATTTCACTCTGATGCAAAGTTCTTACTTGGGCTGGTGGACCCACTTGCGGTTTCTTGAATTCGTAGTGGTCGTGGACAATCTTCGATTCGTTCACTCACAAAGTAATGTGTCAGTGGTACAGCGTGAAACAGTCGATGCTGTCAATATAATAGATACCTTGTATGACACTCTTGACATTGATGTAACTTTAACTGGGATTGAAATCTGGACTGAAGGAAACCTAATTGCCATCGATGACATAGATACGATGCTGGAGGATTTTGCTCTTTGGAAGTTTTTTGGCCTTGATGACCGACTGCCACATGATGCTGCCCATCTTTTCATAAAAAAATCATTTGGTGTAAAGCTTGGAGTTGCCTACGTTGGCGGAATATGTCAGCGTCCTTTTAATAGTGGAGTTGATGTTTTTGAAGATGAGAGTCTGTATAGTTTTGCACTGGTTGTGACCCATGAGCTTGGCCATAATTTAGGTATGCAGCATGATGatcagtggtgtgtgtgtggacttCAGTGGTGCATAATGTTTCCTACCAGACAGGTGACAAACAAATTCAGCAACTGCAGTTATGCCCAGTATTTGGACAATGTTATCAGTAATGGATTATGTCTTTACTCTCCTCCATATCCAGGGAATATCTTTAGGCTGCAGTATTGTGGGAATCTTGTGGTCGAAGAAGGAGAGGAGTGTGACTGTGGAACCACAGAGCAGTGCACAAATGATCCCTGTTGTCTATTGAACTGCACTCTGAAGCCTGGGGCCACTTGTGCTTTTGGGCTTTGTTGCAAAGACTGCAAGTTCATGCCATCAGGGGAACTCTGTAGACGTCAGGTCAGTGAATGTGACCTTCCAGAGTGGTGCAATGGGACATCTCATCAGTGCCCAGAAGATGTATATAGGCAGGATGGGATTCCCTGTAGTGATGACAGTGCCTACTGCTATCAGAAGAGATGTAATAACCGTGATGAACAGTGCAGGGAGATTTTTGGCAAAGATGCAAAGAGTGCATCTCAGAGTTGCTACAAAGAAATCAACACCCAAGGAAATCGATTTGGTCACTGTGGTATCAAAAACACAGTATATGTAAAATGTAAGGTCCCTGATATCCTATGTGGGAGAGTTCAGTGTGAAAATGTGGGAGTAATTCCTAATCTGGTAGAACATTCCACAGTGCATCAGTTTCACTTGAATGACACCACTTGCTGGGGCACCGATTATCATTTAGGGATGTCCATACCTGATATCGGTAGAGTGAAAGATGGCACAGTGTGTGGTCCAGAAAAGATATGCATCCACAACAAGTGTGTCAGTATGGTTCGTACGCCACAAGCCTGTCAGCCTGAGACCTGCCACATGAAGGGGATCTGTGATAATAAACAGCAGTGCCACTGCAACCCTGGATGGGCACCTCCCGACTGCAAGCACCAGAGCAATGCAAGTAGTAATGACAGCAACCTGCCTTCTAATCCCCAAGCAGAAGATGCAGATGGGAAGAGGGGGAGCCAGTCATTATTGTGgcttatttctttgatttctttatttttatgttgcTTCTTTGTGCTCtataagaaacttaaaaaggaaaaggaggaggaggagatggaagaaaaagaaatggaagaagaagagatggaggaggaagaagatgaCTAA